In Nicotiana tabacum cultivar K326 chromosome 11, ASM71507v2, whole genome shotgun sequence, a single window of DNA contains:
- the LOC107780466 gene encoding 7-deoxyloganetic acid glucosyl transferase-like, giving the protein MMLISTNLTNISFPLITQVSQKKTINLRSKISTNQTTILPFFNQKMDQESLPPHVLIFPLPLQGPVNSTFKLAELLCFSGLDITFLLTENIHNRLISHTNINSRFERFPGFQIKTISDGLPQDHPRKGSKYMELFDSLKSKTKPLFKDMLTSGWLSSDGKRREVSCIIADGVLGFTCDVANEIGIPIFSIRTISPCCLWIFFCLPQLIESGEYPFKDDDLDEPIKSVPGAETFLRRRDLPDFCRTGDLTDSNVQLYKTEGQENSRAYGLILNTFEELDGNLLSQMRNVCPNIYPIGPLHAHLKNKLSEENNSMPPSSNSLFEEDKSCINWLNNQLPNSVIYVSFGSIATMTKEQLMEFWYGLVNSKQRFLWVIRLDSVAGDDWKNKIPVELAEGTKERGYIVGWAPQEEVLAHPSVGGFWTHCGWNSILETVYEGKPMICWPYFMDQQVNSRFVEAAWKLGLDMKDTCDREIVEKMVKDLMMVRKDEFLERANQMSKFAKKCLVEGGSSYSNFERLVNDIKSFK; this is encoded by the exons ATGATGTTAATTTCTACTAACTTGACAAATATATCATTTCCTCTCATAACTCAAGTCAGTCAAAAGAAAACAATCAATCTAAGATCCAAAATTTCCACAAACCAAACAACCATTTTAccatttttcaaccaaaaaatggATCAAGAATCACTTCCTCCTCATGTTCTAATCTTCCCTTTACCATTACAAGGTCCAGTAAATTCCACGTTCAAACTAGCTGAACTTCTTTGTTTTTCAGGCCTAGATATTACTTTTCTATTAACTGAAAATATCCATAATCGTCTTATTTCTCAtacaaatattaattcaagattTGAACGTTTTCCTGGTTTTCAAATCAAGACTATTTCAGATGGTTTACCACAAGATCATCCACGTAAAGGTAGTAAATATATGGAGTTATTTGATTCACTGAAATCTAAAACAAAGCCATTGTTTAAAGATATGTTGACTTCTGGTTGGCTTAGTTCTGATGGAAAAAGAAGAGAAGTTAGTTGTATTATTGCTGATGGAGTTTTGGGATTTACTTGTGATGTTGCTAATGAAATTGGGATTCCTATTTTTAGTATTCGTACTATTAGTCCATGTTGTCTTTGGATCTTCTTTTGCCTTCCTCAACTCATTGAATCTGGTGAATATCCTTTCAAAG ATGATGATTTGGATGAACCAATCAAGAGTGTGCCCGGAGCTGAAACTTTTCTCCGGCGACGTGATCTACCGGACTTTTGTCGCACCGGCGATTTGACAGACTCAAATGTCCAACTCTACAAAACAGAGGGTCAAGAAAATTCACGTGCCTATGGACTCATACTCAACACATTTGAAGAGCTAGATGGAAATCTTCTCTCTCAAATGCGAAATGTATGTCCAAACATATACCCCATTGGACCACTCCATGCACATTTAAAGAATAAGCTAAGTGAAGAAAACAATTCAATGCCACCATCTTCAAATAGTTTATTTGAAGAAGACAAAAGTTGCATTAATTGGCTAAACAATCAGCTACCGAACTCTGTTATATATGTGAGTTTTGGAAGTATAGCAACTATGACAAAAGAACAATTGATGGAGTTTTGGTATGGTTTGGTTAATAGCAAACAAAGATTTTTGTGGGTTATTCGGTTGGATTCTGTCGCCGGAGATGATTGGAAAAACAAGATTCCCGTGGAATTAGCAGAGGGTACGAAAGAAAGGGGGTATATTGTGGGGTGGGCTCCCCAAGAGGAAGTTTTGGCCCATCCTTCCGTGGGCGGGTTTTGGACTCATTGTGGATGGAATTCGATTCTCGAAACTGTATACGAAGGTAAGCCAATGATTTGTTGGCCTTATTTTATGGATCAACAAGTGAATAGTAGGTTTGTGGAAGCAGCTTGGAAACTAGGGTTGGACATGAAAGATACATGTGATAGAGAAATAGTTGAGAAAATGGTGAAGGATTTGATGATGGTTAGGAAAGATGAGTTTTTGGAAAGAGCAAATCAAATGTCAAAATTTGCTAAGAAATGCTTGGTAGAAGGTGGATCGTCTTATTCTAATTTTGAACGTCTCGTGAACGATATAAAGTCCTTTAAGTGA